The Zalophus californianus isolate mZalCal1 chromosome 8, mZalCal1.pri.v2, whole genome shotgun sequence genome has a segment encoding these proteins:
- the FLRT3 gene encoding leucine-rich repeat transmembrane protein FLRT3 — translation MISPAWSIFLIGTKIGLFLQVAPLSVMAKSCPSVCRCDAGFIYCNDRFLTSIPTGIPEDATTLYLQNNQINNAGIPSDLKNLLKVERIYLYHNSLDEFPTNLPKYVKELHLQENNIRTITYDSLSKIPYLEELHLDDNSVSAVSIEEGAFRDSNYLRLLFLSRNHLSTIPWGLPRTIEELRLDDNRISTISSPSLQGLTSLKRLVLDGNLLNNHGLGDKVFFNLVNLTELSLVRNSLTAAPVNLPGTNLRKLYLQDNHINRVPPNAFSYLRQLYRLDMSNNNLSNLPQGIFDDLDNITQLILRNNPWYCGCKMKWVRDWLQSLPMKVNVRGLMCQAPEKVRGMAIKDLNAELFDCKDSAVVSTIQITTAIPNTVYPAQGQWPAPVTKQPDIKNPKLTKDQRTTGSPTRKTIIITVKSVTSDTIHISWKLVLPMTALRLSWLKLGHSPASGSITETIVTGERNEYLVTALEPDSPYRVCMVPMETSNLYLFDDTRVCIETETAPLRMYNPTTTLNREQEKEPYKNPNLPLAAIIGGAVALVTIALLALVCWYVHRNGSLFSRNCAYSKGRRRKDDYAEAGTKKDNSILEIRETSFQMLPISNEPISKEEFVIHTIFPPNGMNLYKNNHSESSSNRSYRDSGIPDSDHSHS, via the coding sequence ATGATCAGCCCAGCCTGGAGCATCTTCCTCATCGGGACTAAAATTGGGCTGTTCCTTCAGGTGGCACCTCTATCAGTTATGGCTAAGTCCTGCCCGTCCGTGTGCCGCTGTGATGCAGGTTTCATTTACTGTAATGATCGCTTTCTGACATCCATTCCGACAGGAATACCAGAGGATGCTACAACTCTCTACCTTCAGAACAACCAAATAAATAACGCTGGAATTCCTTCAGATTTGAAAAACTTgctaaaagtagaaagaatatacCTATATCACAACAGTTTAGATGAATTTCCTACCAACCTACCAAAGTATGTAAAAGAGTTACATTTGCAAGAAAATAACATAAGGACTATCACTTATGATTCACTTTCCAAAATTCCCTATCTGGAAGAATTACATTTAGATGATAACTCGGTGTCTGCTGTTAGCATTGAAGAGGGGGCATTCCGAGACAGCAACTATCTCCGACTGCTTTTCCTGTCCCGTAATCACCTTAGCACAATCCCCTGGGGTTTGCCCAGGACTATAGAAGAACTACGCTTGGATGATAATCGCATATCCACTATTTCATCACCATCTCTTCAAGGTCTCACTAGCCTCAAACGCCTGGTTTTGGATGGAAACCTGTTGAACAACCATGGTTTAGGTGATAAAGTTTTCTTCAACCTAGTCAACTTAACAGAACTGTCCCTGGTACGGAATTCCCTGACTGCTGCACCAGTAAACCTTCCAGGCACAAACCTGAGGAAGCTTTATCTTCAAGATAATCACATCAACCGGGTGCccccaaatgctttttcttatcTAAGGCAGCTGTATCGACTTGATATGTCCAATAACAACCTAAGTAATTTACCTCAGGGTATCTTTGATGATTTAGACAATATAACCCAACTGATTCTTCGCAACAATCCCTGGTATTGTGGGTGCAAGATGAAATGGGTACGTGACTGGTTGCAATCACTACCTATGAAGGTCAATGTGCGTGGGCTTATGTGCCAAGCCCCAGAAAAAGTTCGGGGGATGGCTATTAAGGACCTTAATGCAGAACTGTTTGATTGTAAGGACAGTGCAGTTGTAAGCACCATTCAGATAACCACTGCAATACCCAACACGGTATATCCTGCTCAAGGACAGTGGCCAGCTCCAGTGACCAAACAACCAGACATTAAGAACCCCAAGCTCACTAAAGATCAGCGAActacagggagcccaacaagaaaaacaattataattacTGTGAAATCCGTCACCTCCGACACAATTCATATCTCTTGGAAACTTGTCCTACCTATGACTGCTTTAAGACTCAGCTGGCTCAAACTGGGCCATAGCCCAGCATCTGGATCTATAACAGAAACTATCGTAACAGGGGAACGCAATGAATACTTAGTCACCGCCCTGGAGCCTGATTCGCCCTATCGAGTCTGCATGGTTCCCATGGAAACCAGTAACCTCTACCTATTTGATGACACCCGTGTTTGTATTGAGACTGAAACTGCACCCCTTCGAATGTACAATCCTACAACCACCCTTAAtcgagagcaagagaaagaaccTTACAAAAACCCCAATTTACCGTTGGCTGCCATCATTGGTGGGGCTGTGGCCCTGGTGACCATCGCCCTCCTTGCTTTAGTGTGCTGGTATGTTCATAGAAATGGATCACTCTTCTCAAGGAACTGTGCATACAGcaaagggaggagaagaaaggatgaCTACGCGGAAGCTGGCACTAAGAAGGACAACTCCATCCTGGAAATCAGGGAGACTTCTTTTCAGATGTTACCAATAAGCAATGAACCAATCTCAAAGGAGGAATTTGTAATACACACCATATTTCCTCCTAATGGAATGAATCTGTACAAAAACAATCACAGTGAAAGCAGTAGTAACCGAAGCTACAGAGACAGTGGTATTCCAGACTCAGATCACTCACACTCATGA